The window GGGCGCAGTGGTGAACATTATTCGACGCGCGCCCGATTTGCCGTAATGGCCCTGTGGTTCAGGTAAACAATGACCCTACGATCGCAGCGTGGAGTGGGAATACGCCGTCGGCATGGTTTCTGCCGCGCTCGCCGTCGGTGTGGGAGCGGGACTCGCCCTTGCCCGAATCCGCCGGCCGGGCGGAGAGGCTCGGACCGGGGCACCGGAGGGGAGCGCCGCCATCGAACCGGACGACGATCGCCCGGGAGGCAAACACGGCCTCAAGGGGCTTGGACGTAAGAGCCTCGATTCGTTACGGGTGGGAGTCGTCGTCCTCGACGCCGACGATCATCCGGTGCTGGTGAACCCGGCGGCCCGCGCGATGGGCCTGCTGCGTTCCGGTGGAGCCCCCGGCACCATCGCCGCACACCCGATCCTGCGCACGCTGGCCGGTCAGGTCCGGCGGACCGGGGTGCGCCGGGAGGTGGAGCTCGACCTGCCACGCGGCCGGGCCGGCGGCGGGCACGCCCCGCTCGGCCTGCACCTGAGGGCGGTCGCGCTGAACTCGACACATGTCGCGGTCGAGGCCGCCGACGTGACCGAGTCGCATCGGCTGGCCCGGGTGCGCCGTGACTTCGTGGCGAACGTCAGCCACGAGCTCAAGACTCCGATCGGTGCGCTCCAGCTGCTGGCCGAGGCACTGCTGGACGCCACCCAGATGCCCGAGGCGGCGCCCGAGGCGCAGTCCGAGGATCTGTTGGCCGCCCGCCGATTCGCCGAGCGCATCCATCACGAGTCGGCCCGGATGGGCCGCCTGGTGAACGAGCTGCTCGAACTGACCCGGCTGCAGGGCGCCGAGCCGCTGCCCAACCCGGAGCCGGTCTCGCTCGACTGGGTGATCGCCGAGGTGGTCGACCGGACCAGGACGACCGCGTCGGCGAAGAGCATCGACGTCACGTACGAGGGGCCGAAAGGCATCATGGCGTACGGCAACGACAGTCAGTTCGCCACGGCGGTCACCAACCTGGTGGAGAACGCGATCGCGTACTCGGGCGAGAACACCACGGTCTCGCTCACCATGCGTAACAGTGACGACTGGATCGAGATCGACGTCGCCGACCAGGGCATCGGTATCGCCCCGCAGGACGTCGAGCGGGTCTTCGAACGGTTCTACCGCGCTGACCAGGCTCGTTCCCGGTCGACCGGCGGCACCGGCCTGGGCCTGGCGATCGTCAAGCACATCGCCACCAACCACGGCGGCCGCGTCGACGTGACCAGTTCACTCGGCGATGGTTCTACGTTCACCCTGCGCCTACCGGCGCGACCCCCCGAGTCCCCCTCGTCGTCACCGACGGCGATTGAGATCGAGTCCGGTGTGGCCGGGCGCTGAGCCCGCCGCCGACGACGGAAGGAACTTCATTGGCCCGCGTGCTCGTGGTCGAGGACGAGGAGTCGTTCTCCGACGCCCTGTCATACATGC of the Actinoplanes sichuanensis genome contains:
- a CDS encoding sensor histidine kinase gives rise to the protein MEWEYAVGMVSAALAVGVGAGLALARIRRPGGEARTGAPEGSAAIEPDDDRPGGKHGLKGLGRKSLDSLRVGVVVLDADDHPVLVNPAARAMGLLRSGGAPGTIAAHPILRTLAGQVRRTGVRREVELDLPRGRAGGGHAPLGLHLRAVALNSTHVAVEAADVTESHRLARVRRDFVANVSHELKTPIGALQLLAEALLDATQMPEAAPEAQSEDLLAARRFAERIHHESARMGRLVNELLELTRLQGAEPLPNPEPVSLDWVIAEVVDRTRTTASAKSIDVTYEGPKGIMAYGNDSQFATAVTNLVENAIAYSGENTTVSLTMRNSDDWIEIDVADQGIGIAPQDVERVFERFYRADQARSRSTGGTGLGLAIVKHIATNHGGRVDVTSSLGDGSTFTLRLPARPPESPSSSPTAIEIESGVAGR